A single genomic interval of Eurosta solidaginis isolate ZX-2024a chromosome 3, ASM4086904v1, whole genome shotgun sequence harbors:
- the dve gene encoding uncharacterized protein dve isoform X2, which yields MLEEAKSLPLHCVVESVHSLQASLAIDSRSPWKRRTNIETDSYVIMAATTPWSELVQTALQRLGYSQEAANTARGSIMIKNWKPIPLEMISDNPVVPVSDIIGELTSVITLRIVILRSKPSSFGEIKDKLLKLLVLQSHTVLRSTGCPLDEMTLSQICRSSYQNSYTFPAGEISDELRRKFDQWWSQQLTPQSNITPKMLPFLAAPTSVPNEMDFPVGSAAVAAAAAAAAAAQAGLHAASGVGNVPVSNMPGLSASRETLLMNEAAHHGPQGAPAPHHPNMLVHPAMHPSMHHHHHHHPHSQYPNQKTRMRTSFDPEMELPKLQKWFQENPHPSRQQIQTYVVQLNALESRRGRKPLDVNNVVYWFKNARAAQKRAEMRGGLAALGHPSLNGFVLNQHGQIGQSSSSSGGSQQLSSSNINLAMSHDYLKSPLSLKSEDVDTMSQHSDDMDEDNSRPGSPQLPLSLTTHERNRNSPFDGGEGNMELGENRCDVEGAEGSLKEDAVCQAILNGPLNQSIRSCSHSYNEEETQIKQNDSQIEGAQADTSNEITTSNQQNDTEHNNSNNNESINSNNNSSMNNNNNNNNSNNNNNSNNNNEPSCDALNTQPQLSSSPKINSPKEEDDDLDLEDDDDDNDNDASQLDEFRSPSPDLSNAMAQRKDLPFPMVPNSMFSQSFMYMSHYIPGFGQAAANHPHAHHAAAAAAAAGMPPNALMNPSGLNLSSMSNEERRKRNRTFIDPVTEVPKLEQWFAMNTHPSHNLILKYTEDLNTMPYRQKFPRLESKNVQFWFKNRRAKCKRLKMSLYDSSQLQGLNSFVSKYEERD from the exons CGAAATCGCTACCGTTGCATTGTGTTGTCGAATCGGTGCACTCATTGCAGGCCTCACTCGCCATCGATTCGCGTAGTCCATGGAAACGACGCACGAATATCGAAACGGATAGTTATGTGATTATGGCCGCCACAACACCATGGTCGGAGTTGGTGCAAACGGCTTTACAGCGGCTTGGCTATTCGCAAGAAGCGGCCAATACGGCAAGAG GTTCAATTATGATTAAAAATTGGAAACCCATACCGCTTGAAATGATCTCCGATAATCCGGTGGTGCCTGTGAGTGACATAATTGGTGAACTCACGTCAGTGATAACATTACGCATAGTCATATTACGCTCCAAACCGTCATCGTTCGGTGAAATTAAGGATAAATTATTAAAACTGCTCGTTTTACAATCACACACAGTATTACGTTCCACCGGTTGTCCACTCGATGAG ATGACACTCTCACAAATATGCCGATCTTCCTATCAAAATTCATATACATTCCCAGCGGGAGAGATTTCCGACGAGTTACGTCGTAAATTTGACCAATGGTGGTCACAGCAACTCACACCCCAATCAAATATTACGCCAAAAATGTTACCGTTCCTAGCTGCGCCGACGTCAGTGCCCAACGAAATGGACTTTCCAGTAGGGTCGGCGGCCGTTGCCGCAGCCGCTGCTGCTGCTGCAGCAGCACAGGCTGGTCTACATGCCGCCTCCGGTGTGGGTAATGTGCCCGTAAGCAATATGCCGGGTTTAAGCGCCAGTCGCGAAACGCTCCTCATGAATGAGGCTGCACATCATGGCCCGCAAGGTGCTCCCGCTCCACATCACCCCAATATGCTCGTACACCCAGCGATGCATCCATCTATGcaccaccatcatcatcatcatccacATTCACAGTATCCAAATCAGAAGACACGCATGCGTACCAGTTTCGACCCAGAAATGGAATTaccaaaattacaaaaatggTTCCAGGAAAATCCACATCCATCGCGTCAACAAATACAGACATATGTTGTACAATTGAATGCTTTGGAATCGCGCCGTGGTCGCAAGCCGCTCGATGTTAATAATGTGGTTTATTGGTTTAAGAATGCACGCGCCGCTCAAAAACGTGCAGAAATGCGAGGCGGCTTAGCAGCACTAGGCCACCCTAGTCTAAATGGATTTGTGCTAAATCAGCACGGTCAGATAGGTCAGAGTTCGAGCAGTAGCGGTGGCAGTCAACAGTTGAGCAGTAGTAACATCAATTTAGCCATGTCACATGACTACCTGAAAAGTCCGTTAAGCCTCAAGTCCGAGGATGTTGACACAATGTCGCAGCATTCAGATGATATGGATGAAGACAACAGCCGTCCTGGCTCACCACAGTTGCCGCTCTCTCTTACTACGCACGAACGCAATCGGAATTCTCCATTCGATGGTGGAGAGGGTAACATGGAACTAGGAGAGAATCGCTGCGATGTGGAAGGTGCTGAAGGCTCGTTAAAGGAGGATGCAGTCTGTCAGGCTATATTGAATGGTCCGCTCAATCAGTCAATACGTTCGTGCTCGCACAGCTATAATGAGGAGGAGACGCAGATCAAACAAAACGATTCGCAAATTGAAGGTGCGCAAGCGGATACTTCTAATGAAATTACAACTAGCAATCAACAAAATGACACAGAGCACAATAATAGCAATAACAATGAGAGCATCAACAGTAATAACAATAGTAgtatgaataataataataataataacaacagcaacaacaacaacaatagcaataatAACAATGAGCCATCGTGTGATGCTCTCAATACACAACCACAATTAAGCTCCTCTCCTAAAATTAATTCGCCCAAAGAAGAAGATGATGATCTCGATTTGGAAGATGATGACGATGACAACGATAACGATGCTTCCCAACTGGATGAATTCCGCTCACCTTCACCCGATTTGTCAAACGCCATGGCACAACGCAAAGATTTACCATTTCCAATGGTGCCAAATTCAATGTTCTCACAGTCGTTTATGTACATGAGCCATTACATACCCGGTTTCGGTCAAGCTGCTGCCAATCATCCGCATGCCCATCATGCCGCTGCAGCCGCAGCTGCCGCTGGCATGCCACCAAATGCGCTAATGAATCCGAGCGGTTTGAATTTGTCGAGCATGTCAAATGAGGAGCGTCGTAAAAGGAATCGCACCTTCATTGATCCAGTAACTGAGGTGCCCAAACTCGAACAGTGGTTTGCCATGAATACACATCCCTCACACAATCTGATACTGAAGTATACAGAGGATTTGAATACAATGCCATACAG acaAAAGTTTCCCCGTTTGGAGAGTAAAAATGTACAGTTTTGGTTCAAGAATCGACGAGCCAAATGCAAACGCCTCAAAATGTCGCTCTACGACAGCTCTCAACTGCAAGGTCTTAACTCATTCGTAAGTAAATATGAAGAACGCgattaa